From one Pontibacillus sp. HMF3514 genomic stretch:
- a CDS encoding uracil-DNA glycosylase yields MNPLHNDWAPLLEPTFQSQSYLQLREFLKQEYSNQRIYPDMNDIFNALHYTPYHNAKVVILGQDPYHGPGQAHGFSFSVQPGVKIPPSLRNIYKELHEDVGIEIPNHGNLLHWAKQGVILLNTVLTVREKNAHSHKGMGWELFTDEVIRLLNDREDPLVFMLWGKHAQQKREMLNESKHLILTSPHPSPFSAHKGFFGSKHFSRANSFLVENGFDPIQWQLPLKADEL; encoded by the coding sequence ATGAACCCTTTACATAATGACTGGGCTCCTTTGTTAGAGCCCACATTCCAATCACAAAGCTATCTCCAATTACGCGAGTTTTTAAAGCAAGAATATTCCAATCAAAGAATTTATCCAGATATGAATGACATCTTTAATGCTCTTCATTATACTCCTTATCATAATGCTAAGGTTGTTATCCTGGGACAGGACCCTTACCACGGGCCAGGGCAAGCTCATGGGTTTAGTTTTTCTGTTCAGCCTGGAGTTAAAATTCCGCCGTCGCTGCGAAATATTTATAAAGAGCTACATGAAGATGTAGGGATAGAAATACCGAACCATGGCAACCTACTGCACTGGGCCAAGCAAGGTGTTATTCTCCTTAATACAGTTCTAACGGTCAGAGAAAAGAATGCTCATTCCCATAAAGGAATGGGCTGGGAATTGTTTACGGACGAAGTAATTCGACTTTTAAATGACCGAGAAGATCCTCTTGTTTTTATGTTATGGGGGAAACATGCTCAACAAAAACGTGAAATGTTAAATGAATCAAAACATCTGATTTTAACTTCACCACATCCAAGCCCATTTTCTGCTCACAAAGGATTCTTTGGTAGCAAGCATTTCTCTAGAGCCAATTCATTTCTGGTAGAAAATGGATTTGATCCAATTCAATGGCAATTACCATTGAAAGCTGATGAATTATAA
- a CDS encoding DUF2584 family protein, with amino-acid sequence MNMPLSLEWAIITNGLEERIGEKDNVFHLQLPGYRLFPMDQEIDIMRQEESEHIGTAIITELKWAEEKTTIIYQLTSLYSVN; translated from the coding sequence ATGAACATGCCTTTAAGCTTGGAATGGGCTATTATTACAAATGGACTCGAAGAAAGAATCGGAGAAAAGGACAACGTATTTCATTTACAATTACCAGGTTATCGGTTATTTCCTATGGATCAAGAAATTGATATTATGCGTCAAGAGGAATCAGAGCATATTGGGACAGCTATTATTACGGAATTAAAGTGGGCTGAAGAAAAAACAACAATTATTTATCAGCTTACATCTTTGTATAGCGTCAATTAA
- a CDS encoding DUF5365 family protein has protein sequence MKVVTASTPEQQSYVRSLLDHFHRSILPSFFSESYVDDLKTFGVLCQEDLDEYTLQEIMEVTAALQTIQHILECLLENDASPQLARKFDRNQKIIEGHQIYFPFCFQDFTTTVSEFDLASVKPANHRLI, from the coding sequence ATGAAAGTCGTTACAGCATCAACACCCGAACAACAATCCTATGTCCGGTCATTACTTGATCACTTCCACCGAAGCATCCTACCATCGTTTTTTTCAGAGTCTTATGTAGATGATTTAAAGACATTTGGTGTATTATGTCAGGAAGATCTTGATGAATACACGTTGCAAGAAATTATGGAAGTAACTGCGGCATTACAAACGATTCAGCATATTTTAGAATGTCTTTTAGAAAATGATGCATCACCACAACTAGCACGAAAATTCGATCGGAATCAGAAAATTATTGAAGGTCATCAAATTTACTTCCCATTTTGCTTTCAAGACTTCACGACAACTGTTTCTGAATTCGATTTAGCAAGTGTGAAACCAGCTAATCATAGGTTAATATAA